A genomic segment from Gorilla gorilla gorilla isolate KB3781 chromosome 3, NHGRI_mGorGor1-v2.1_pri, whole genome shotgun sequence encodes:
- the ALB gene encoding albumin encodes MKWVTFISLLFLFSSAYSRGVFRRDAHKSEVAHRFKDLGEETFKALVLVAFAQYLQQCPFEDHVKLVNEVTEFAKTCVADESAENCDKSLHTLFGDKLCTVATLRETYGEMADCCAKQEPERNECFLQHKDDNPNLPRLVRPEVDVMCTAFHDNEETFLKKYLYEIARRHPYFYAPELLFFAARYKAAFTECCQAADKAACLLPKLDELRDEGKASSAKQRLKCASLQKFGERAFKAWAVARLSQRFPKAEFAEVSKLVTDLTKVHTECCHGDLLECADDRADLAKYICENQDSISSKLKECCEKPLLEKSHCLAEVENDEMPADLPSLAADFVESKDVCKNYAEAKDVFLGMFLYEYARRHPDYSVVLLLRLAKTYETTLEKCCAAADPHECYAKVFDEFKPLVEEPQNLIKQNCELFEQLGEYKFQNALLVRYTKKVPQVSTPTLVEVSRNLGKVGSKCCKHPEAKRMPCAEDYLSVVLNQLCVLHEKTPVSDRVTKCCTESLVNRRPCFSALEVDETYVPKEFNAETFTFHADICTLSEKERQIKKQTALAELVKHKPKATKEQLKTVMDDFAAFVEKCCKADDKETCFAEEGKKLVAASQAALGL; translated from the exons ATGAAGTGGGTAACctttatttcccttctttttctctttagctCGGCTTATTCCAGGGGTGTGTTTCGTCGAGATGCAC ACAAGAGTGAGGTTGCTCATCGGTTTAAAGATTTGGGAGAAGAAACTTTCAAAGCCTT GGTGCTGGTTGCCTTTGCTCAGTATCTTCAGCAGTGTCCATTTGAAGATCATGTAAAATTAGTGAATGAAGTAACTGAATTTGCAAAAACATGTGTTGCTGATGAGTCAGCTGAAAATTGTGACAAATCACTT CATACCCTTTTTGGAGACAAATTATGCACAGTTGCAACTCTTCGTGAAACCTATGGTGAAATGGCTGACTGCTGTGCAAAACAAGAACCTGAGAGAAATGAATGCTTCTTGCAACACAAAGATGACAACCCAAACCTCCCCCGATTGGTGAGACCAGAGGTTGATGTGATGTGCACTGCTTTTCATGACAATGAAGAgacatttttgaaaaa aTACTTATATGAAATTGCCAGAAGACATCCTTACTTTTATGCCCCAGAACTCCTTTTCTTTGCTGCAAGGTATAAAGCTGCTTTTACAGAATGTTGCCAAGCTGCTGATAAAGCTGCCTGCCTGTTGCCAAAG CTCGATGAACTTCGGGATGAAGGGAAGGCTTCGTCTGCCAAACAGAGACTCAAGTGTGCCAGTCTCCAAAAATTTGGAGAAAGAGCTTTCAAAgcatg GGCAGTAGCTCGCCTGAGCCAGAGATTTCCCAAAGCTGAGTTTGCAGAAGTTTCCAAGTTAGTGACAGATCTTACCAAAGTCCACACGGAATGCTGCCATGGAGATCTGCTTGAATGTGCTGATGACAGG GCGGACCTTGCCAAGTATATCTGTGAAAATCAAGATTCAATCTCCAGTAAACTGAAGGAATGCTGTGAAAAACCTCTGTTGGAAAAATCCCACTGCCTTGCCGAAGTGGAAAATGATGAGATGCCTGCTGACTTGCCTTCATTAGCTGCTGATTTTGTTGAAAGTAAGGATGTTTGCAAAAACTATGCTGAGGCAAAGGATGTCTTCCTGGGCAT GTTTTTGTATGAATATGCAAGAAGGCATCCTGATTACTCTGTCGTGCTGCTGCTGAGACTTGCCAAGACGTATGAAACCACCCTAGAGAAGTGCTGTGCCGCTGCAGATCCTCATGAATGCTATGCCAAAGTG TTCGATGAATTTAAACCTCTTGTGGAAGAGCCTCAGAATTTAATCAAACAAAATTGTGAGCTTTTTGAGCAGCTTGGAGAATACAAATTCCAGAATGC gCTATTAGTTCGTTACACCAAGAAAGTACCCCAAGTGTCAACTCCAACTCTTGTAGAGGTCTCAAGAAACCTAGGAAAAGTGGGCAGCAAATGTTGTAAACATCCTGAAGCAAAAAGAATGCCCTGTGCAGAAGACTAT CTATCCGTGGTCCTGAACCAGTTATGTGTGTTGCATGAGAAAACGCCAGTAAGTGACAGAGTCACCAAATGCTGCACAGAATCCTTGGTGAACAGGCGACCATGCTTTTCAGCTCTGGAAGTCGATGAAACATACGTTCCCAAAGAGTTTAATGCTGAAACATTCACCTTCCATGCAGATATATGCACACTTTCTGAGAAGGAGAGACAAATCAAGAAACAAAC TGCACTTGCTGAGCTCGTGAAACACAAGCCCAAGGCAACAAAAGAGCAACTGAAAACTGTTATGGATGATTTCGCAGCTTTTGTAGAGAAGTGCTGCAAGGCTGATGATAAGGAGACCTGCTTTGCCGAGGAG GGTAAAAAACTTGTTGCTGCAAGTCAAGCTGCCTTAGGCTTATAA